DNA sequence from the Sinorhizobium sp. RAC02 genome:
ATACCGTCTGGAAGACACCGTCTTCGCGCGTATCTATCTCACGAACTTCGCCCGCGACTATGCCGGCCTCAATGCGGTCTACCACCAGCATTTCAGCGAGGATCGCCATCTGCCGGCCCGTACGACCGTTGGCGTCGCGGCACTCGGACGCGATGCCCTGGTGGAAATCGACCTTGTCGTGGCGAAGGCCTGACAGTTGGCGTGATCGGGAGGTTTCAGGAACGGGGGAAGGCTCGCAAATTCAGCCGCTTCGTCCTCATCATATCATGTATTCCGGCTCGCTGAGCGTCTGGTCCATGGTGATGCCCGGCAGCGCGGTGTGCGGTTTGCCGATCGGTCTCGCCGGCACGCCGACAACCGACGTATAAGGTGCGACCGGCGCGACAACGACGCTGCCCGCGCCAACCTTGGCGCCGATGCCGATCTCGATATTGCCGAGGATTTTCGCGCCCGCACCGATCAGCACGCCGCGGCGGACTTTCGGATGTCGGTCACCGGTGTCCTTGCCGGTACCGCCGAGCGTAACGTTCTGCAGGATGGAAACATCGTCCTCCACAACGGCCGTCTCGCCGATGACGAGGCCACTGCCGTGGTCCAGCATGATGCCGCGCCCCATCTCGGCGGCGGGATGGATATCGATGGCAAGAACCTCCGAAATCCGGCTCTGGATGTGGCGGGCGAGATGGCGGCGGCCCGTCGTCCAGAGCCAGTGGGCGACGCGGTGGCCCTGCAGCGCGGAAAAACCCTTGAAATACAGGAAAGGGATCAAGACTTCACTGTTGCTCGGATCGCGGTCTTTCACCGCCTGGAGATCGGCTGTCGCCGCGCCGAGGAGGCTCGGCCGATCGATATAGGCGCCGTAGATCAGCGCCAGCAACTCGTCGCGATCGACGTCGTGATCGGCAAGCTTGACCGCCAAGCGGTGCGAGAGCGCGTGGCCGAAACTCGCATGCATGAGCACGGCGGACCCCATGGCGCGGGCCAGCGTCTGGTCGCGGTGGACTGCCGCCCCGGCCTCCAGCCGCAGGGTTTCCCAAAGTGCCGTGACTTCACGGCGGGCGACGTCCTCGACGGGGAGGAAGACGACATTGCTTTCCTGTCCGGGCATGGGCGGCTCCAACGATTTGCGGTGGATCAAAGTGGCTGAAGCGCCTGTTCGTAGATCTTCGTCGAGCGCGCGCCTGAGCGGCAATAACCGAGAACAGGCCCTGGCAGCTCACGCAGCGCCTGAGCCATGCTGTCGACCGCGTCGCTCGTCAGCCCTGCTGGAACGACGGGTATATGCCGCACCTCTATGCCGAGTTGGGCAGCACGCGCGGCGATCGTGGAGAATTCAGGCTGGTCGGCCTGCTCATGGTCCGGGCGATGACAGACGATCGACCGAAAACCTAGCAGGCTGACGATGTCGACGTCCTCGGCCTCGATCTGGGGCGACACCGAGTAGTCATCATTGATCTTGCGGATATCCATCAGGCAGTCCTTCTTCTCGCAACGGAAACTTGATCGGCATGCAAGGCCTGCTGGCGCACATTTCTGCGCCGCAGCGCCTTGCCACGCGAAGGACCGACGTCATTCAAATCGCAACGTTCTGGCGCCACCGCATATCGCGCCTCGCTCATCGACGAGACATGACCGGCCGCGGATAGGCGGTTGAAACTGCCTGCAAGGCGAGACAGCCTGAATGTGGACATCGGTATCCTCCAATCTGGCTTGATAATTCTCTATAAATTTTGTCAATTAAAGAAATCAGGCACTCTTTCGCGGACGCTTTGTGGAAAAGAACGCTCCAGTGTGCCGCGATCGAACGGCTGGTTCACACGCGGGCTTGCCGTGGAACCCAGCGTTACGCTGATAGCAGCTCGGCCATGCCGATCATGGTCAAGCGGCCGGCTCGCCGTCCCCTTCCGCCTGAACTAGGTCGAGCAGGCCGGGCAAGCGCCTGTCGATCTCATCACGCCTGAGGGTCGCCGCCCGGCTGTTGCCGCGATCGACCTGGCGGATCAGCCCGGCCTCCCGAAGAACGCGGAAATGATGCGTCAACGTCGCCTTGCTGACCGGAAGCCCGAACGACACACAGGTACGATCCGTGCCTGTAGGTGCCTGCGCCAGTTCCATGACGACGCGTCGCCGCAGAGGATCGGCCAGTGCTGACAAGACAGCGCCGAGCGTGATTTCGTCCTCGTCCGGATGGCCTTCCTTATCCATGATCTTCATTCCAAAGGTACGGATTGCATCATACCTATTGCAATGATAGGTACGAACAGAACCGTACCATAAGGAGACCCTATGTCGAGCCCTGCCTTGAACCTCCCGGCGCCAGAACGAGACGAATCGAGCCCCTATGCGCTGGTCGGCCAGGCACGCGCCAAGCCCGGAAAAGCCGAAGCGCTGCAGGCCGCCCTCCTCGCGCTTGTCGGACCGACGCGCAAAGAAGACGGTGCGCTACAGTACCATGTGCATCGCGACCGGGATGATCCTGATGTCTTTGTCTTCTACGAGGTTTGGGCGAGCGTCGCTCACCTCGAGGCTCACCTCTCGCAACCCTATGTGCAGAGTTTTCTTCAGTCGCGCCACACGCTGCTCGCCGGCGATCTGGACGTCCGTTGGCTGCGAATGGCGAGCCCCTATCAGGCATGAATGCAGGCGGAGGCGACACCGCAGGACGGCATGTCGAACGCTCCGCCGCGCGGGCGAATGGTGTCTGCAACCGAGTGCAATTCGTTAAGCATAAAACCCTAAGCTTCGCCAAATGGGCTGTTGCCAGCGTCATGGGGGGAGTCTCGTCCAAGAGCGAAACAATCGAGGGCGAGCATTTGGGGGATTGAAAATGCTTTTCCGATCGGCCACTGGCCGGAATATTCTGTCTGTTGCCGCATGCGGCGTGATCGCGACGATTGCCGCCTCGGCCGTGCTTTTTTATCGATCCTATGAGGACGTACGAAGCACCAGCCTGGAGCGCATGCTGCAGATCGCAAAGTCCGAAGCCCTGGTTTCCGAGAAGGAAATCGGCGGCACGGTGCATATCATAAACAACCTGGCCTCAGTTCTGGAAACCATAAAGGAAGGCGGCGACGCCAACCGCGGCAAGGCCGACGATATCCTGCGCGACATGCTCGAAAGCAACCCGAACATTCTGGCGCTTTGGACCGGCTGGGAGCCGGACGCCTTCGACGGCAAGGACGCGGACTTTGCCGGAAAGGCAGGATACGATGCGACGGGACGCTACGTTCCCTACTGGGTTCGCGGCGGCAATGGCCAGATCACCAACACGGCCCTCACCGACTATGCGACGGCAGGTCCCGGCGACTACTATCAGCTTCCGTTCACAACGCAGAAGACCGTCGTCATCGAGCCGTATCCCTATGCGATCGACGGCAAGGACGTCCTGATCACCTCGGTCGCAAAACCGATCGTCGTCGATGGCAAGACGCTCGGCGTGGCCGGCCTCGATCTTTCCCTTGAGGACACAAGCGAGGCGCTCGCGGCCGTCCGTCCCATGGGCACGGGCTTCCTCAGCCTCGTTACCAGTGCCGGCAAGATCGTCGGCCATCCCGATCCGGCATTGATCGGCAAGAGCCTGGTCGATGGCGGCGCGCAAACGGTAGGCTGGGACGCACTCATTGCAAGTCCCGGTGTTGAGCGGGAAGTGACGACATCGGATGGGACGGTTCATTTCGCGGTGGCCACGCCCGTCTCGCTAACCGCGGACATGAAGTGGTATGCCATTGTCTCCGTGCCGAAAAGCACGGTGCTCGCGCAGCTCGACGCCATGATGCGTGACGCGTTGGCCATCATCGTGACCGCAACGGTGCTGCTTGCGCTCGCCGGCTGGCTTATCGCGCGTCGTTTCATAGGCCGCATCTCCAACATCATCGGCGAGACGGCGCAGATCGCACAGGGAAACCTTCAGCTCAACCTGAAGGACAGTGGAATCAAGGACGAGATCGGCGATCTTGCCCGCTCGCTCGAAGTACTGCTGGAGAACAACAGGGAAAAGGCCCGGCTCGAACGCGAGGCCGAATCCAACCGCAATCTCAGCGAAGAAGAACGCGCAACGCAACAGCGGAAAGCGGCAAAGGAAGCAGCTGACGTGAAGTTTGCGATCGACAGCCTGGCGGGCGCATTGGCGAAGCTTTCGGAGGGCGATGTTTCCTTCCGCATCACGCAGCCGTTCGTGGCACAGCTCGATTCCGTTCGAAACGACTTCAACAACTCCGCCGCGAAGCTGCAGGACGCGTTGGTCCATGTATCGGAGAATGCACGGGGCATCGATGCCGGCGCCAACGAAATCAAGTCCGCCGCCGACGACCTGGCGAAGCGCACCGAACAGCAGGCCGCCGCCGTTGAAGAAACCGCAGCGGCTCTGGAACAGATAACGACGACGGTGCGAGACGCGGCAAAGCGTGCCCATGAGGCGGGCCAGTTGGTCGCCCGCACCCGCGTCGGGGCGGAGCGCTCGGGAGAGGTGGTTCGCCAGGCCGTGGGCGCCATGGAACGCATCGAAAAATCCTCGAACGAAATTTCCAACATTATCAGCGTCATCGACGAGATCGCCTTCCAGACCAACCTGCTGGCTTTGAATGCGGGCGTGGAAGCGGCACGGGCCGGCGAAGCCGGCAAGGGCTTTGCGGTCGTGGCGCAGGAAGTGCGCGAACTCGCGCAGCGCTCGGCCAATGCGGCGAAGGAGATCAAGGCGCTTATTTCGGCGTCAAATCTCCATGTCGGGGAAGGAGTTCAGCTGGTTGGCAATACCGGCACGGCTCTGGATGCCATCGTCACCGAGGTGCAGGAAATCAACCTGCACGTCGCCGCGATCGTGGAATCCGCACAAGAGCAGGCATCGGGCCTCCAGCAGATCAATACGGCCGTAAACCAGATGGACCAGGACACCCAGAAGAACGCGGCAATGGTCGAGGAAACGACTGCCGCAAGCCATAGTCTTGCGATGGAAGTTAATGCGCTGAACCGGCTGCTGAGCCAGTTCGAGCTTGGTTCGGGAACAGGCGCGGGTTATCGCGCTCGAAAAGCCGCCTGATACCATTAGCCCTTGGTGATCGCCGGAGCGTCCGGCGATCACCACCGCCAATTGATTGGCGCTCCGACGGACCGCCACGTCCTGAACGCCGGCAACCAGCACAAACCGTCTCACCATTTTCAGCCGCACGATCGCGCGCGGCAGCGGCAGCGGATTCGTTCCAAGATGCGACAAAATCGCACAGGCGTCGCTTGACTTCTGAGGTCACGGGTTCATATTCCTCCAGCGAAATTAAATTGCCTAAAAGGCAAAATTCGCTTCGGGAGGAGAACGAATGGTATCGCATAGCGGAGGTGCTGACGTGCACTTCGCGCGGCGCATCGACCAGATGCACGCGCGCGACCGGGCAAGCCTCATTGTATTCGTCGTCGTGCTGTGGTGCACGATGCTTTTTGCACTTTTCATCGTTTGGCCGTTTATTTCCGTGCCGGCCATTCGCATAATTCTTGCGGTCTTCTGCGCGCTGGTGCTGCTCTTCAACACGGCGGCGATCGTTGCCATGCTGCGGCACTACGTCGAAGACAAAGAGTTCATTTACGGCCTCGATCTCAAGCATCTCGACGAGATGCGGGCCCGCCGGCGCGGAGGGGAGCATCATGGCGTATAAGCCCCCGAAACAAAGCCTCGGCGGACAGATCTTCGACGTGTTGACGCTTCTGGCGCTGACCGTGGGGGCGCTGTACATCCCGCTCTATCTCGGCCTCGCCGGGGCGGCCAAGACGCCGGCGCCGATCGAGAACCCGACCTGGGAAGCGCTCGGTCAGAACGCCAACGAACAGGCCCAGTGGGCGGCACTCGGCTATACCGATCCTGCCGCTGTCAACGACATGATCACCGCCCGCTTCGATTATTCCTTCAGCTGGTCGGCCCTCATCATCATGGCCGTCCTCGTCATCGGCTACTTCATCCTCGTGGTGAGGCTCTCCGACAAGGAGTACCGCGACGTGATCGAAGAGCGCTTCGGCCCCAAAAAGAAGTAGGCGACGACATGGATACCTGGAACATCCTGGAATACGCCGCGTGGGCGCTCTCGGCGCTCTTCGCCATCCTGATGCTCACCGACATGGCGCGCATCGACACCACCTATGACAACGACCTGCTGACCTCATCGCGCGAAGGCGAGATCGAGGCCGAGGCCGAGCGACACGTGATCTGAGGGG
Encoded proteins:
- the cysE gene encoding serine O-acetyltransferase, whose protein sequence is MPGQESNVVFLPVEDVARREVTALWETLRLEAGAAVHRDQTLARAMGSAVLMHASFGHALSHRLAVKLADHDVDRDELLALIYGAYIDRPSLLGAATADLQAVKDRDPSNSEVLIPFLYFKGFSALQGHRVAHWLWTTGRRHLARHIQSRISEVLAIDIHPAAEMGRGIMLDHGSGLVIGETAVVEDDVSILQNVTLGGTGKDTGDRHPKVRRGVLIGAGAKILGNIEIGIGAKVGAGSVVVAPVAPYTSVVGVPARPIGKPHTALPGITMDQTLSEPEYMI
- a CDS encoding TIGR01244 family sulfur transferase gives rise to the protein MDIRKINDDYSVSPQIEAEDVDIVSLLGFRSIVCHRPDHEQADQPEFSTIAARAAQLGIEVRHIPVVPAGLTSDAVDSMAQALRELPGPVLGYCRSGARSTKIYEQALQPL
- a CDS encoding helix-turn-helix transcriptional regulator: MMDKEGHPDEDEITLGAVLSALADPLRRRVVMELAQAPTGTDRTCVSFGLPVSKATLTHHFRVLREAGLIRQVDRGNSRAATLRRDEIDRRLPGLLDLVQAEGDGEPAA
- a CDS encoding putative quinol monooxygenase; translated protein: MSSPALNLPAPERDESSPYALVGQARAKPGKAEALQAALLALVGPTRKEDGALQYHVHRDRDDPDVFVFYEVWASVAHLEAHLSQPYVQSFLQSRHTLLAGDLDVRWLRMASPYQA
- a CDS encoding methyl-accepting chemotaxis protein; the encoded protein is MLFRSATGRNILSVAACGVIATIAASAVLFYRSYEDVRSTSLERMLQIAKSEALVSEKEIGGTVHIINNLASVLETIKEGGDANRGKADDILRDMLESNPNILALWTGWEPDAFDGKDADFAGKAGYDATGRYVPYWVRGGNGQITNTALTDYATAGPGDYYQLPFTTQKTVVIEPYPYAIDGKDVLITSVAKPIVVDGKTLGVAGLDLSLEDTSEALAAVRPMGTGFLSLVTSAGKIVGHPDPALIGKSLVDGGAQTVGWDALIASPGVEREVTTSDGTVHFAVATPVSLTADMKWYAIVSVPKSTVLAQLDAMMRDALAIIVTATVLLALAGWLIARRFIGRISNIIGETAQIAQGNLQLNLKDSGIKDEIGDLARSLEVLLENNREKARLEREAESNRNLSEEERATQQRKAAKEAADVKFAIDSLAGALAKLSEGDVSFRITQPFVAQLDSVRNDFNNSAAKLQDALVHVSENARGIDAGANEIKSAADDLAKRTEQQAAAVEETAAALEQITTTVRDAAKRAHEAGQLVARTRVGAERSGEVVRQAVGAMERIEKSSNEISNIISVIDEIAFQTNLLALNAGVEAARAGEAGKGFAVVAQEVRELAQRSANAAKEIKALISASNLHVGEGVQLVGNTGTALDAIVTEVQEINLHVAAIVESAQEQASGLQQINTAVNQMDQDTQKNAAMVEETTAASHSLAMEVNALNRLLSQFELGSGTGAGYRARKAA